The sequence below is a genomic window from Micromonospora aurantiaca ATCC 27029.
GGGTCTCCTCGCGCAGCTTCGCGTCGAGGTTCGACAGCGGTTCGTCGAGCAGCATGGTGCGGGGACGGATCACCAGTGCCCGCGCCAGCGCGACGCGCTGCTGCTGGCCGCCGGAGAGCGCGTCGATGCGCCGGTCGCCGTAGCCGGCGAGGTGCACCTGTTCGAGCGCCTCGGTGACCCGGCGGGCCTGCTCGGCGCGGGAGACCCGGCGGACCTTGAGCCCGTAGGCGACGTTCTGCGCCACCGTCATGTGCGGGAACAGCGCGTAGTTCTGGAACACCATGCCGGTGTCCCGCTTGTTCGGCGTCCAGTGGGTGACGTCGTCGTCGCCGAAGTGGATGTGACCGGACGTCGGGAAGTAGAAGCCGGCCACCATGCGCAGCGTCGTCGTCTTGCCGCAGCCGCTCGGCCCGAGCAGCGTGAAGAACTCGCCGGCTCCGATGGTGACGGTGACGTCATCGACCGCCGCGGAGTCGCTCGACTTGGCGAAGCGCTTACTGACCGCCGTCAGTCGGACATCGATCATTTCGTGGCTCCTTCCAGGACGAAGCCGGGCCGTGCCGGAGCACGGCCCGGTTCCGAGCGTCTTAGCCCTTGCCCTTGATCTGGGCGTTCCAGTGGGTGATCCAGGCGGTCTCGTTCTTGCCGATCACGTTCCAGTCGACGTTCATCGGCTTGAGGTCGAGCTTGGTCAGCCACTCGGGCTTCTCGGCGATGTCGACAGCGGGGATCTGGAAGTAGTCCTTGGCCAGGCTGGCCCGCAGCGAGTCGTCGAACAGGAACTCGAGGAACTTCTTCGCGCCCTCGCTGTTGCCGCCCTTGACCGCGGCCACGCCGTCGACGAGCACCGGCGCGCCGGAGGCCGGCATGACGTAGCCGAACGGCATCTTCTCGTTGGCCTGGAGCAGGATGTCCTGGAGGTTCCAGGCGCTCACCACGCCCTGCTCACGCGACATCTTCAGGTAGAGGTCGCTGGGGTTGGCCGCGTACTCGACGGTGTTGGCGTCGAGCTTGCGCAGCCAGTCGTAGCCGGGCTGCGGGTTGGACCCGTCGGCCGTGAAGCGCTGGATCATCGAGGCGTAGATCGAGCGCATGGTGCCGGAGGCGGCCACGTCCCGGATGATGATCTTGTCTTTCCACTTCGGGTCGACCAGGTCGTCCCAGTCCTTCGGCGCGGTCTCCGGGGTCAGCGCCTTGTTGTTGTACATGATGACCTCGGGCAGCAGGATCTCGCCGAACCAGCGGCCCTCGGCGTCCTTGTACCGCGCGTCGATCTTCGAGGCGAACGACGGCTGCCAGGACTCCAGCAGGCCCTCGGACGCGCCGGCGGCGAGGCCCTGCTGGGTGCCGCCCCACCAGACCGACGCCTGCGGGTTGGCCTTCTCGGCGCGGACCCGCTCCAGCACCTCCTGGGCGCCCATGTTGAGCACCTCGACCTTGCCCTTGTACTCGGGGTTCTTGGTCGTGAACTGCTCGACGACGTAGTCGGTGACCGACTTGTCGCGGGCACTGTAGATGACGACCTTCTCGGCCGACGCGGAGCCGGAGGAGCCGGTGTCCTTGTCGTCGTCGCTGCTGCCGCACGCGCTGACGGCCAGCAGCGCGCTGAACGCGACGGCCAGGGCCAAACGACGTTTCATTGGTACCTCCATTTTGCGGGGGAACTATCGGGAGCGGGGAAAGACGGTGTGCGATCCCGACCCGGGGCGCCGGCGGGTTCGCCGGTTCCCCGGGACGGGGTCGAAGGTCCGCGGATCGCGCCCGGACCGGGGCGCGCCGCATCGCGCCGCGACCGGTCGTCCGGGATACGGACGCGGTCGCCGCGACGGTGACGGTGACGGTGGGGTGGGTGTCGGGGTCGGGGTCGTCGGGGGCCGGGGTCAGGTGGTGGTCAGGGAAGCGAGGGTCGGGGCACCGCGGCCGAGAGCGCGTAGCTGATGGCTCCGTGCAGCACGGCCTGGTCGCCGAGGGTGGCCCGGCGTACCTCGGTGGGAGCCGGGGTCCGGGCGGAGACGAGGGTCTGTAGCTGGTCGAGGGCCGCGTCGTCGAGTTCCGCCGCGGCGCCGCTGAGCAGCACCAGCCCCGGATCGACGA
It includes:
- a CDS encoding extracellular solute-binding protein produces the protein MKRRLALAVAFSALLAVSACGSSDDDKDTGSSGSASAEKVVIYSARDKSVTDYVVEQFTTKNPEYKGKVEVLNMGAQEVLERVRAEKANPQASVWWGGTQQGLAAGASEGLLESWQPSFASKIDARYKDAEGRWFGEILLPEVIMYNNKALTPETAPKDWDDLVDPKWKDKIIIRDVAASGTMRSIYASMIQRFTADGSNPQPGYDWLRKLDANTVEYAANPSDLYLKMSREQGVVSAWNLQDILLQANEKMPFGYVMPASGAPVLVDGVAAVKGGNSEGAKKFLEFLFDDSLRASLAKDYFQIPAVDIAEKPEWLTKLDLKPMNVDWNVIGKNETAWITHWNAQIKGKG